The following DNA comes from Corynebacterium lizhenjunii.
GGAGTGGTGACGTACTCGAACTTGGTGTGTTCCGGCAGATCCGAGACGTTAGAGATGTTCTTCTCCGGATCCGGAGTTTCATTCTTCTTAACGTCCTGGTTCTGGCCGGTCGGATCATTCTGGTCAGCCAGGGTCGGGTCCTCGACAACCGTTACGGTGGTCGTGACCTCATCCTTGGAGCCGTCCGGGTAGGTCACTACAACAGTGACGTCCTTCTCACCAGGCGTGGAGGTATCCACAGGATCCTTGTACTCAACCTTGGTACCTTCAGGCAGGTCACCGATGTTCTCGATATTGCCCTTCGGATCCGGCTGATTGCCAACACTGACAGTCTGGTCCTTGCCCTTCGGATCAATCTGGTCAGCCCAAGACGTAACCGGAACCTCAACCTCAACCTTGCCACCCGGCAGATCAGGATCCGAGATGGTCACGGTAATCAGGCCCTCAGTATCCTTACCAGGCTTGACGATGACCTTACCGTCCTCATCAATCCGGGCAGGAACATCCTTGCCATTCTTATCCTTGGCAGTCACCTCGGTCTTATCGTCATTGTTCGTGACGACAATACCCGTATCCTGATCCTCACCATTCGGCTTCACAGGATTCACATTCTCGGAGTTAACCTCGGTTGGGTTCTTCTCAACCTTCAGCTTCGCCTCGACCTCGTCCTTGGAGCCGTCTGGGTAGGTCACCACAACGGTGACGTTCTGCTCACCAGGCTTAGAGGTATCCGGGGTTCCGCCCTTGTACTCAACCTTCGTACCCTCAGGCAGATTCAGATCATCGAAGTTCTCGATGTTCTTCTTCGGATCCGGAGTCTGGCCAACCTTGACAGTCTGATCCTGACCCTTCGGGTCATTCTTGTCAGCATCGGTCTTGTCGGAGTCGTTGTCGTCGCGGCCCTTCTCATGGCCGGTGACAGGAATCTCAAACTCAACCGAGCCACCAGGCAGGTCAGAGTCCTTGATGACCAGAGTGATCGGACCATCAACGTTTTCGCCCGGGGTGACGGAGATCTTTCCGGTCTCCTTGTCAACCGTTACCGGGACGGTGTTGCCGTCCTCATCGGTAGCGGTGTACTCAGTCGAAGGATCCGGGTTGTGAACGACGATACCGGTGTCCTGAGAATCGTTGGTCGGCTCAACAGGCTTAGGCTCGCCGCTCACGGTAGTTGGGGTGTCGGACGGATCCTTCGGATCGTGGCCGGACTTCTTCTCGTCCTCGTCGTTGACGCCGTCGTTGTCGTCGTCCTCGTCGAGAACATCCGGGATGCCATCGCCGTCGGTGTCGAGGTAGAAGACGGCGGTTGCTTCGTCATCCTCAGCGCCATCGTTGTAGGACACGACGACAGGGATCTCGACGATCTCCTCGCGAGCGCCATCCTTACCAGCAGGAGCAACGGTCACGGAGACCTTGCCGGTCTTCTCATCGACTGTGATCTCGTAGCCCTTAGGAACCTGGAAGCCTTCCTTCAGCTTGTAGGAGGCAACGCCGTCACCAGGCTTGTTCTCCTCGCCGCCTTCCTTTGGCTTGTAGACCACATCAGCGGTGGAAGTCTTGCCGGCAGGTGCCAGATAGCCCGGCTTGTCGGTGGTCTTCTCCTCGCCGCCCTGAGGGGTGTGGGTGAAGTTCTGACCTGGGTACTCAGGGTTGTAGTCAGCTGCTTCCTCGGACACAACGAAGGTTGCGTTCGCGGTACCCTTCTCACCGCCAGGCAGGGTCATCGTCACTGGAACGTTGAACGTTCCGGTGAATGGAGTTTCCTCATTAGTTACCGGATCCGTCATGGTTTCCGGAGCGATGAAGGTAACCTCACCCGACTTCGGATCAACATTCACGGAGTAACCGAAGTCACGGACATCCTCACCGATCTTGTAACCGGAGATGTTGCCCTGACCGTCCTTAATTGGCTCAGCGCCTTCCGGCAAAGCCAGCTCAAAGGTGGTGCCTTCCGGAACCTTCTCCTTCTCCACCTCAGGGGTTTCGGTGTTGTCAACGCCCTGAACCGGGGACGTTGCAGTGCCGCCGGAGGTGACATCAACAGGATCGTAAACAGGAACCTTTGCCACCTGAGCGATGAAGTCATCGCTGGCAATCGGAACAGTAGAACGCTGGCCATTGTCGGCAATCGGGTACAGCGTTGCCGTGAACACCGTAGACTTCTCGAGGTTCTTCGGAACAGTGATGGAGCACGATGGCAGCAGGCCCTTTTCATTAGGAACAACGTGCTTACAGGTGCTCTTGTCTGGATCCAGCTTCAGCGCTTCACCAGTAGCAACATCGGTAGCGGTCCATACCACGTCGTACTTGATATCGCCTAGGGCCGGGAATCCGCCACCCAGAGTGTCAACCTTGTCGCCAGGCTTAGCGAAGTTGGAAATCGAGTCATAGTCGACCACCTGGAAGATCGGCTCGCTCAAGGTGTGAACGAAGTCCACGTCGCGCCACCATGGGAAGTCTGCTGGAGAATAAGTGGTGGCTTCATGCAGAGTGTAGTTCTGCGGCATGAAGTGGCGCCTATCGCTCAGCTCGTGATTGGTGTACAAGTTCAAGAACGCTGTTCCCACGCGACCAGACCAGAACCCACCGCGCCACGGATCAACCAGACCTGCACCCGGGACAGGACCCAAAGTGCCATCTTCCTGAACCGGGGTGACCATCATCCATTCCCAGTTAATGTGCTTGGACTGAGCATTGGTGGAGATAGTACCCAAACCTTGATGGAATCCGCCGGACGCAGGAGAAGACGCAACGTTGCCAGCGAAGTTTTCCTGATTCGGTGACGTCTGCTTTTCCGGAACGTTACCAGCCTGGTCCCACACATGGCCGTACGTACCGTTGAACTGAACCACGTACTTGCCGTCCTGGTCCGTGGTAGTCACCACAGATTCAGCAATCCACGGGGTAGGGCCACCATTGTTTTCACGAATCTGCTGCTTGATCCACTCCTGCAGCTTCTCTTCGTACTCGCCGGTCCAACCATCACCGCGGAGTTTCTTGCCACCAAAAGCGGTGTTCTTGTTTTCTTCGTAGTACTTCTTGATCTGTCCCACAGCGTGGTCAGTCAGGTACGACGCAACGATCTTCTGTCCGCCAATTCCCCGGTCTTCCCTCTCACGGTAGGAAAGATTGTTCTTCCAACCGTTGACTGGCTTCGGGTGGGTAGGTCCGCCGAACTCCCAGTACACGCGGCCCGACAGCTGGCCCTGCCCATCGGTACGGCGCTTGTCGTCATTATTTACCCACTGGTCAGCGGGCTTGTGAAGAACAGGCTTTTCTTCCTGCTTGTACTTGGGGAAGAGGAACTGATCAGCGCCCGTGAGCTTCTCTCCACCCCAGTCAGCACCAATGGATTCATCGAGGGCGTAGTCCTGCGGCCCTTGGATGTTGAGGTAGCCCCAGCCGTAGTTGTACTTATCCTTCAGCTCATCAGGAATCTCTACCCAGATACGAACCTTTTCGCGCCAGGTCTCCGATCCGATATCAACGTTTGCACTGAAGATACGCTGCTTACCCGCGAAATCGCGGAAGTTTTGCATTTTAATGTGGTAGTTGCCCTGAGCATCAGAGATCGCGTAGTAGATCGGCGACGTGGCAGGCTTACTACCACCATGACCATCCACCCACTGGGCGAAAACCTTCACACCCGGAACACGAACGTCTGGTCCAGTGTTCTTTACGTAGCTACTGGAGGAGGTGCCATCGTTACCACGCTCACCCCAGACTGTTCCGGAGACAGTGTTGCGATCGCCTTCCTTAGCAGGCGAGTAGATAGCTTCTTTACCGTCCACAGTAGTGATATCGCCCTGCGCCTGCGGTGATGCAGAAGCGCCGAGGTCAAGGCCGGCATCCTGCGCGGAGGCCACCGCAGCAGTCTGCGGGGAGAGCACAGGATGCACGAACGGTGCGACCAAAGACACCGACAGTGCGGCGGCCGCGATCGTGACACCGCGGCGACGACCAACCGCCGCGGGCTTTGCAAACTTCTTAGCCATACTGAAGAAGTCCTTTCATTTCGTGAATACGGAATAGCTCGAGCCCACTGACGCGCCAACAATGCTGGAAAACAGAAGCCCGTACGCTGTGGCCGAAGCTTACACCCACGAGTAAGAAAACTCAGAAAGCTTGGACTTAGAACTCAGGTAAACATCAGGAAAATATGGCCAGAAATTTGGCGAGATTGCAATTGCACCTTAAGCAAACCGTTTAGTGCAAATGGTTTGCAGCAAGGTTAATCGGTATTACGGTGCACTTATTCAGCCAACCGACACCACCAAAATTATTAGCCCATGCAACTGTCACGTGCTCGATAATGCAAAATTGTGATGCTCGACTCACTCGCCCATCTAGGGGTACCCACCCGGGGGAAGCCGAGGAAAGAAGCAAGGGTGAGGCGAGGGGGCATCGGCAAACTTTGCAAAGAGCAAACTTGGCAGAAAACACCAAAAAGGCCGCGGGCAAAACCCACGACCTTCCTAGTCGGTTACCTTAACGAGACGAGCCGTTAGAAGAACCCGTACCCGGAGTACAAGAGTCAATCAACCAACCCAAAGCCAGCAAACCAGCAGCAACCAGAGCCACGCCGCCGACCACACGGCCAGCATCCTGACCGAACTTGCCCAGCTGAGCATTAATGCCGTTCACCTGGTTAGCCAGAGCCGGGTTGTAGAGACCTAGCTGACGCTGCAACTGAACATTAGCCTTAGCGATCTGGTCGTTGATGCGGTTGATCTCCGTGCCAAGCTGAGCCTTCATCGGCTCCAGACCAGGCACGTTCACCTGACCAGCCAAGCCAACCGGAATCAGCAGCAACAGCGGCAGGCCAACAGCCAGACCAGCCGGGATACAGCGGGCCAGGTCAACGTTGCCGGAGTTGGAGCTCAGACCATCCAAGATGGCGGAGCCGTTGTTGTTCGACGAAGCCCCGTTGTTGTTGGAGGAACCGTCGTTGTTCGAGGAAGCACCGTTGTTGTTCGAGGAACCGTTGCCGTTCGAGGAACCACCGGTAGAAGGCTCTTTGATGGTTACCTTAACGGTGTCGATGACGTTGCCATCCTTATCGGTGACAGTCACAACAATCTCGTCGCCAGGCTTAGCATTCTCATTCGGAGTGACAGTGATGGTGCCGTCCTCACCGAGAGTTGCGGTGCCCGGACCCTCAACGGAGACGGTCTCCCCACCGGTCAGCTTGCCACCAGTGTTCGGGACCTTCACTTCCTTACCCGGGGTGGTGGAAGCGTCATCCCACTTGGGGTTCTCGGCGATGGTGACCGTAACGGTGTCGATGACGTTGCCATCCTTATCGGTGACGGTCACAACAATCTCGTCGCCCGGCTTCGCGTCCTCGTTCGGGGTGACGGTAATGGTGCCGTCCTCACCCAGAGTTGCGGTGCCCGGACCCTCAACGGAGACGGTCTCCCCACCGGTCAGCTCACCACCAGTGTTCGGGACCTTCACTTCCTTACCCGGGGTGGTAGAAGCATCATCCCAAGCCGGGGACTCAGCAGCAGACGGAGCCTCATCGATGGTCACCTCGACCTTGTCGATCTCCTTGCCATCCTTGTCCTTAACGGTCACAACGATCTTGTCGCCCGGCTTAGCATTCTCATTCGGGGTGACGGTAATGGTGCCGTCCTCACCCAGAGTTGCGGTGCCCGGACCGGAGACCTCAATGGTCTCATCGCCAGAAACTGCGCCGCCAGTGTTCGGCAGCTTGACCTCGGTGCCCGGGGTGGTGGAATCATCATCCCAAGCCGGGGACTCAGCAGCAGACGGAGCCTCATCGATGGTCACCTCGACCTTGTCGATCTCCTTGCCATCCTTGTCCTTAACGGTCACAACGATCTCGTCGCCCGGCTTTGCATCCTCGTTCGGGGTGACGGTAATGGTGCCGTCCTCACCGAGAGTTGCGGTGCCCGGACCGGAGACCTCAATGGTCTCATCGCCAGAAACTGCGCCGCCAGTGTTCGGCAGCTTGACCTCGGTGCCCGGGGTGGTGGAATCATCATCCCAAGCCGGGGACTCAGCAGCAGACGGAGCCTCATCGATGGTCACCTCGACCTTGTCGATCTCCTTGCCATCCTTGTCCTTAACGGTCACAACGATCTTGTCGCCCGGCTTTGCATCCTCGTTCGGGGTGACGGTAATGGTGCCGTCCTCACCCAGAGTTGCGGTGCCCGGACCGGAGACCTCAATGGTCTCATCGCCAGAAACTGCGCCGCCAGTGTTCGGCAGCTTGACCTCGGTGCCCGGGGTGGTGGAATCATCATCCCAGTTCGGCTGCTCAGTGACGTTTACCTTAGCCGTGACCGTGTCCTCAGAACCGTCCGGATAGGTCACAACCACGGTGACGTTCTGCTCGCCCGGCTCATCAGTCTTCGGAGCCTCGAAATACTCAGCCTTGGTGCCTTCCGGAAGCTCGCCAAAGTCAACGATGTTGTCCCTGGCATCCGGGGTCTCACCGACCTTAACGGTCTGATCCTTAGGCTGCGGATCATAACGGTCAGCGTCGCTCTGGCCATCCTCTGTCAGCTTGAAGGAAGCAACAGCGTCGACCGTGCTGGTGATCTCGCGCTGCTGACCAGTGGCAGGGTCATTGATGGCCTTGCCGTTGGCATCAACAAGCTTCTCGGTGTAGGTGACCTTCAGCGGGACGTCAATGATGTCATCCTTCTTGCCCTTGGGGTTAGTCAGGGTGACAACACCGGTCTCCGGGTCCACGGAAGCACCCTCGGGAGCACCTTCACCTAACTCAAAGCGTGCTTCGACATTTTCCGGAAGCTCAACGGCAGTGGTGGATACCTCAATAGAACCGTCGCGCTTCTTCTCGGCCGTCTTCTGCTCGAAGGTCGGTTCCTCAGAGGAAGCGCCGTCCTTGCCGGTCTCCGTCTCAGCGTACTTCGGCTCCGGGTAGCGCTTGATGATCATGGAGTCGGAGCTGACTGCGTTATCGCCTGCATACAGAATTGCGGTGACAACATCGCCATCGTTGAGTGGGTAAGTTTCCTGATCCAGCTCTAGCGTGCAATCCTTGGCCTGGTTCAGGGACGTCAAGTTGTCGCAAGTCTTGATCGGGTTGTTCAGATCACCGTTGACAACCCACACAATCTTGTTCTGCAGCGGAGACAAGGTCACGCCCTCGAGCGCGATCTCTGCGGTATCACCGATGAAGGCCGGGGTGTCCGTGGTGTTGTACTTGAGGATGTCCAAGTCAACCTGGGTGTTAGGCACCACAGCAAAGTTCTTGTTGTAGGTGTTGCCAAAGCCGCCCTTAGCAGGAGCGGTCTGCGGTGCCCAAGTGTTGTGGCTGGTGTTGCCAAAGACCGGGTTTACCCACGAGTTGTAGGAGTGGACGGTCTTACCCTCCGGATCCTGGACAAACATGTAGAAGCCGCGGTCGGTGTTGATCAGGCGACCCAGGGAACCTTCAGGAACGCGGACGGTGTAGCGACCTTCAGCATCCGTGTAGGCGTAACGGGTGTAGGCAATGTACTCCGGGTGATCCGTGAGCAACCGCTTAGCTGCAGCCGCCTGCTCAGCCTTATCCAGGTTTGCCACCTGAGCTTCGTAGGCAGAGTAGCCTTCCGCAGTCAGCTGGGAGACGACCACGCGGTAGCCAGCAGCTGCGGGGTCCTTGGAGTTGTTGTTAGGGCCAGTAGCACTATTGGCATAGTCACCAGCACCGGTTTCCAGCCACACGCGACCGGAGATGGACTGCTTGTCAGCTTCAGTAAAGCCAATCAGGCCGGCAGGACCCGACAGCGGTCCAACTTCGTCTTCTTCCCACTCGGACTCAGGACGGGTCATGTAATCGCCCGGCTTTTCACTGAGCAAGACACCAACCTTTTGCATGTTGGCGCCGATCAGCGGGAACTGCCCCAGGTTAGAGCCAGTAACGGAGTTAACCCAGGAACCTGGGTAGAAGCCACCGTTTTGGCGCAGCATGGTCACCGTGTTGCCAGAATTAGGATCCTCGTAATCCTGGATCCACAGACGGTAGTACTGGCCCGAAGTTGCGCGGTAGACATGTTCCTTGCCCTTAAGGTCGGTCCAGCCGCGGCCGACAACCTTACCCCCTTCATCCGTGGCAATTTCACCGTCGATGTCATAGCGAAGATCGAAGGCGAAGTCACCGCCGCGGATGTTGTCACCGTTGACATCAACTGTTGACTGGGTCTTCGTGGAGTAGACCGGAGAAACCGCACCGTCAGTGTCCATCCACTGCATGTAGACCACAGTGCCGTCCGGAACCGGGATATTTCCGGAAGCAAAGGATTGCGGGTTGCCCTCACGGTTAGCTACCAGCGCAACACCCGAAAGAGTCTGTGCAGCGTTGGTGGCGTCCGTAGCACTATCAATACGGCCATTGGCTACAGCGTCAGCCTCGATGACACGAACGCCCTGAGACGCAGCCGGAGTGGCGGCATCGTTAGCAGCAGCGGCATCGTCAGCAGTCTGGGCCAAGGCGGCAGCAGACAGGGACGGAGCGACGACCGGCTGCACGAAAGGTGTAACCAGCGCCATGGACAGAGCCGCAGCTGCAATGGTGGTGCCGCGACGGCGACCAGCTGCAGACTTAGCAGTCCGATTAATCATTCCTAAGATGTCCTCTCAACTTGCAGGAGTTCTATTGGTTCTGGCGTGCCGGGCGGCGATGGATCACTGCCGAGCATGCCCGAACACTTGACAACCACGTTACAGGAATGACTAAACAAATGAGAATTTTCTAAGAGTGCATACAGGCAATAATCAGATAGTTCACCGCTAATAGGACCTAAGCCGCTGGTCGAGGCAGTTTTTTAGGGCGATCGTGAATCTTGACACACCTGCACTTGTAAACCCTTTTCAGGTCTACTCAAATAGGCAAACAAGTCCGTACGGACACTCAGGCAAAATACTGCATGTCCAGCAGTTATATATACTTCTCACCCAACAGAAAAGGTCCAGCGCACCAATCGCACTGGACCTTAAGGAGTTGCTAAGAAGAGCTAGGCGTCGCCCTCCAAGACGTCATGCCGGACAATCGTCTGATCCCGGCCCGGACCAACACCAATGTAGGAAATACGGCAGCCAGACAGCTCCTCCAAACGCAGAACATAGTCCTGCGCAAGCTGCGGCAACTCCTCAAAGGTGGTGCAGCCCGTAATGTCCTCCTCCCACGCCGGCATGGTCTCATAAATCGGCGTCGCGTGGTGGAACTCGGACTGCGTCAGCGGCATCTCATCATGGCGCACACCGTCGACGTCATAGGCCACACAAATAGGAATCTCCCCAATACCTGTCAGCACATCCAGCTTGGTCAGGAAATAATCCGTAAAGCCATTCACGCGCGTGGCATAGCGCGCCACCACCGCGTCATACCAGCCACAACGGCGCTTGCGGCCAGTGTTCACGCCAATCTCCCCGCCGGTAGTCTGCAGGTACTCGCCCCATTTATCATCCAGCTCCGTGGGGAACGGCCCCGCACCCACGCGGGTGGTATAAGCCTTGATGATGCCCAGGGCGTGCGTAATGCGCGTAGGCCCAATGCCAGAGCCTACCGATGCCCCACCAGCCGAAGGGTTCGATGAGGTCACGAAGGGGTACGTGCCATGGTCCACGTCCAACATGGTGGCCTGGCCGCCCTCCATCAGCACATGCTTGCCGGCATCCAGGGCATTATTAAGCTCCAAAGTGGCATCAATGACCATCGGCCGCAACCGGTCCGCATACCCCAAGAAGTACTGCACCATCCGCTCGACCTCTATGGCCCTGCGGTTGTACATCTTGACCAACATCTGGTTCTTAATATCCAGCGCAGAGGTGATCTTCTGGCGCAAAATCGACTCATCAAACACATCCTGCACCCGGATGCCAATACGCGCCACCTTATCCGCATACGTCGGACCAATCCCGCGCCCCGTGGTACCAATAGCGCGCTTGCCCAAGAAACGCTCCTGCACCCGGTCCAGCGTCTGATGGTACGGCGCCACCAAGTGCGCATTAGCAGAAATTTTCAACCGCGAAGCATCCGCCCCACGCGCCTGCAAACCATCAATCTCCTCAAACAAGGCCTCCAGATTAATCACCGTACCGTTGCCCAGCACCGGCACCGCATTCTCCGACAAAATGCCCGCAGGCAGAAGCTTCAACTCATACTTCTGCCCACCAACCACCACAGTGTGGCCAGCATTATTACCACCATTGGGCTTGACCACGTAATCCACGCGCCCGCCCAAAATGTCCGTGGCCTTGCCCTTACCTTCATCGCCCCACTGGGCACCGACAATCACAATAGCTGCCATCGGTTCAAGTCACTTCCTCAAGTCTGAAGTCAAATACCCATTCACAATACCCGTCCACAGCCTCCCACCCACAGGAAACACCGCCACAACGGCGCAGAAACTTCAGCAAAGGGTGAGGTGGCGGGGGCATCGGCAAGCTAAGCAAAGTTCAAAAAGCCCAAGATAATAAACAAATTGGTGAAGTCAATAAACATCCCGCCCACAATCGGCACCACAAAAAACGCCAACGGCGAAGGCCTAAACTTCGCCGTCACCGACTCCATATTC
Coding sequences within:
- a CDS encoding Rib/alpha-like domain-containing protein, coding for MAKKFAKPAAVGRRRGVTIAAAALSVSLVAPFVHPVLSPQTAAVASAQDAGLDLGASASPQAQGDITTVDGKEAIYSPAKEGDRNTVSGTVWGERGNDGTSSSSYVKNTGPDVRVPGVKVFAQWVDGHGGSKPATSPIYYAISDAQGNYHIKMQNFRDFAGKQRIFSANVDIGSETWREKVRIWVEIPDELKDKYNYGWGYLNIQGPQDYALDESIGADWGGEKLTGADQFLFPKYKQEEKPVLHKPADQWVNNDDKRRTDGQGQLSGRVYWEFGGPTHPKPVNGWKNNLSYREREDRGIGGQKIVASYLTDHAVGQIKKYYEENKNTAFGGKKLRGDGWTGEYEEKLQEWIKQQIRENNGGPTPWIAESVVTTTDQDGKYVVQFNGTYGHVWDQAGNVPEKQTSPNQENFAGNVASSPASGGFHQGLGTISTNAQSKHINWEWMMVTPVQEDGTLGPVPGAGLVDPWRGGFWSGRVGTAFLNLYTNHELSDRRHFMPQNYTLHEATTYSPADFPWWRDVDFVHTLSEPIFQVVDYDSISNFAKPGDKVDTLGGGFPALGDIKYDVVWTATDVATGEALKLDPDKSTCKHVVPNEKGLLPSCSITVPKNLEKSTVFTATLYPIADNGQRSTVPIASDDFIAQVAKVPVYDPVDVTSGGTATSPVQGVDNTETPEVEKEKVPEGTTFELALPEGAEPIKDGQGNISGYKIGEDVRDFGYSVNVDPKSGEVTFIAPETMTDPVTNEETPFTGTFNVPVTMTLPGGEKGTANATFVVSEEAADYNPEYPGQNFTHTPQGGEEKTTDKPGYLAPAGKTSTADVVYKPKEGGEENKPGDGVASYKLKEGFQVPKGYEITVDEKTGKVSVTVAPAGKDGAREEIVEIPVVVSYNDGAEDDEATAVFYLDTDGDGIPDVLDEDDDNDGVNDEDEKKSGHDPKDPSDTPTTVSGEPKPVEPTNDSQDTGIVVHNPDPSTEYTATDEDGNTVPVTVDKETGKISVTPGENVDGPITLVIKDSDLPGGSVEFEIPVTGHEKGRDDNDSDKTDADKNDPKGQDQTVKVGQTPDPKKNIENFDDLNLPEGTKVEYKGGTPDTSKPGEQNVTVVVTYPDGSKDEVEAKLKVEKNPTEVNSENVNPVKPNGEDQDTGIVVTNNDDKTEVTAKDKNGKDVPARIDEDGKVIVKPGKDTEGLITVTISDPDLPGGKVEVEVPVTSWADQIDPKGKDQTVSVGNQPDPKGNIENIGDLPEGTKVEYKDPVDTSTPGEKDVTVVVTYPDGSKDEVTTTVTVVEDPTLADQNDPTGQNQDVKKNETPDPEKNISNVSDLPEHTKFEYVTTPDTSTPGEKPVTVKVTYSDGSTDTVDTTVTVTPDDSDKYDPKGKDQTVKVGETPDPKDNIENIGDLPEGTKVEYKDPVDTSTPGEKDVTVVVTYPDGSKDEVTTTITVEKNPTSVNTDNVKPVNPTDQKQDTGIVVTNKDDDTKVSAKDEDGKDVPVEIDENGHVVVTPGTDVDGPITVTITDPDLPGGKVEVEVPVTGHEKGRDDNGSEKNPTSVNTDNVKPVNPTDQKQDTGIVVTNKDDDTKVSAKDEDGKDVPVEIDENGHVVVTPGTDVDGPITVTITDPDLPGGKVEVEVPVTGHEKGRDDNGSDKSDADKYDPKGKDQKVEVGGTPDPKGNIENIGDLPEGTKIEYKDPVDTTTPGKKDVTVVVTYPDGSKDEVKTTVTVEKKANGSSNAGGSSIINNGGSSNNSFNSSNTGAKVDLARCVPAGLAVGLPLLFLIPVGLAGQVNIPGLQPLQDSLGAQIARVNDQLAQANVQLQRQLGIFNADVASPLNGINAQLGKFGQDAGRVAGSVALVAAGVLALAWLIDSCTPGNSSSAGSSKTKN
- a CDS encoding Rib/alpha-like domain-containing protein; translated protein: MINRTAKSAAGRRRGTTIAAAALSMALVTPFVQPVVAPSLSAAALAQTADDAAAANDAATPAASQGVRVIEADAVANGRIDSATDATNAAQTLSGVALVANREGNPQSFASGNIPVPDGTVVYMQWMDTDGAVSPVYSTKTQSTVDVNGDNIRGGDFAFDLRYDIDGEIATDEGGKVVGRGWTDLKGKEHVYRATSGQYYRLWIQDYEDPNSGNTVTMLRQNGGFYPGSWVNSVTGSNLGQFPLIGANMQKVGVLLSEKPGDYMTRPESEWEEDEVGPLSGPAGLIGFTEADKQSISGRVWLETGAGDYANSATGPNNNSKDPAAAGYRVVVSQLTAEGYSAYEAQVANLDKAEQAAAAKRLLTDHPEYIAYTRYAYTDAEGRYTVRVPEGSLGRLINTDRGFYMFVQDPEGKTVHSYNSWVNPVFGNTSHNTWAPQTAPAKGGFGNTYNKNFAVVPNTQVDLDILKYNTTDTPAFIGDTAEIALEGVTLSPLQNKIVWVVNGDLNNPIKTCDNLTSLNQAKDCTLELDQETYPLNDGDVVTAILYAGDNAVSSDSMIIKRYPEPKYAETETGKDGASSEEPTFEQKTAEKKRDGSIEVSTTAVELPENVEARFELGEGAPEGASVDPETGVVTLTNPKGKKDDIIDVPLKVTYTEKLVDANGKAINDPATGQQREITSTVDAVASFKLTEDGQSDADRYDPQPKDQTVKVGETPDARDNIVDFGELPEGTKAEYFEAPKTDEPGEQNVTVVVTYPDGSEDTVTAKVNVTEQPNWDDDSTTPGTEVKLPNTGGAVSGDETIEVSGPGTATLGEDGTITVTPNEDAKPGDKIVVTVKDKDGKEIDKVEVTIDEAPSAAESPAWDDDSTTPGTEVKLPNTGGAVSGDETIEVSGPGTATLGEDGTITVTPNEDAKPGDEIVVTVKDKDGKEIDKVEVTIDEAPSAAESPAWDDDSTTPGTEVKLPNTGGAVSGDETIEVSGPGTATLGEDGTITVTPNENAKPGDKIVVTVKDKDGKEIDKVEVTIDEAPSAAESPAWDDASTTPGKEVKVPNTGGELTGGETVSVEGPGTATLGEDGTITVTPNEDAKPGDEIVVTVTDKDGNVIDTVTVTIAENPKWDDASTTPGKEVKVPNTGGKLTGGETVSVEGPGTATLGEDGTITVTPNENAKPGDEIVVTVTDKDGNVIDTVKVTIKEPSTGGSSNGNGSSNNNGASSNNDGSSNNNGASSNNNGSAILDGLSSNSGNVDLARCIPAGLAVGLPLLLLIPVGLAGQVNVPGLEPMKAQLGTEINRINDQIAKANVQLQRQLGLYNPALANQVNGINAQLGKFGQDAGRVVGGVALVAAGLLALGWLIDSCTPGTGSSNGSSR
- a CDS encoding adenylosuccinate synthase; the encoded protein is MAAIVIVGAQWGDEGKGKATDILGGRVDYVVKPNGGNNAGHTVVVGGQKYELKLLPAGILSENAVPVLGNGTVINLEALFEEIDGLQARGADASRLKISANAHLVAPYHQTLDRVQERFLGKRAIGTTGRGIGPTYADKVARIGIRVQDVFDESILRQKITSALDIKNQMLVKMYNRRAIEVERMVQYFLGYADRLRPMVIDATLELNNALDAGKHVLMEGGQATMLDVDHGTYPFVTSSNPSAGGASVGSGIGPTRITHALGIIKAYTTRVGAGPFPTELDDKWGEYLQTTGGEIGVNTGRKRRCGWYDAVVARYATRVNGFTDYFLTKLDVLTGIGEIPICVAYDVDGVRHDEMPLTQSEFHHATPIYETMPAWEEDITGCTTFEELPQLAQDYVLRLEELSGCRISYIGVGPGRDQTIVRHDVLEGDA